In one Tessaracoccus palaemonis genomic region, the following are encoded:
- a CDS encoding ABC transporter ATP-binding protein — MLEISHVTRTFGTLTALDDVSFAVPDGQFTGFVGGNGAGKTTTMRIIMGVLAPTSGEVRWNGHPVTRDERSTFGYMPEERGLYPKQPILAQLTYLGELHGMRRGDARAAGLELLHRFGLGDRTRDKLEKLSLGNQQRVQIAGAVVSSPAALVLDEPFSGLDPEAVDEMFALLTEFTSRGVPVLFSSHQLDLVERLCHNIVILSRGRVIAAGTVAQLRASGPTSHTIAADGDLGWLRGVPGVTVVELHGDRAEVRFADDATAQRVLRDALDRGPVHSFGPVVRPLSDYYREVTR; from the coding sequence ATGTTGGAGATCTCGCACGTCACAAGGACCTTCGGCACGCTGACGGCCCTGGACGACGTGTCCTTCGCTGTGCCCGACGGCCAGTTCACCGGCTTCGTCGGCGGCAACGGGGCGGGCAAGACGACCACGATGCGCATCATCATGGGCGTCCTGGCCCCCACCTCCGGAGAGGTGCGCTGGAACGGGCACCCGGTCACCCGCGACGAGCGCTCCACGTTCGGCTACATGCCGGAGGAGCGCGGCCTCTACCCGAAGCAGCCCATCCTGGCGCAGCTCACCTACCTCGGCGAGTTGCACGGCATGCGCCGCGGAGACGCCCGGGCCGCAGGGCTGGAGCTGCTGCACCGGTTCGGGCTCGGCGACCGCACCCGGGACAAGCTGGAGAAGCTGTCGCTCGGCAACCAGCAGCGGGTCCAGATCGCCGGGGCGGTGGTCTCCTCCCCCGCGGCACTCGTGCTGGACGAGCCCTTCAGCGGGCTCGACCCCGAGGCCGTCGACGAGATGTTCGCGCTGCTGACGGAGTTCACCTCCCGCGGGGTGCCGGTCCTGTTCAGCTCCCACCAGCTCGACCTCGTCGAGCGCCTGTGCCACAACATCGTCATCCTGAGCAGGGGCCGCGTGATCGCCGCCGGCACCGTCGCGCAGCTGCGGGCCTCGGGCCCCACCTCCCACACGATCGCCGCCGACGGCGACCTCGGCTGGCTGCGCGGGGTGCCGGGCGTCACGGTCGTGGAGCTGCACGGGGACCGGGCAGAGGTCCGGTTCGCCGACGACGCCACGGCCCAGCGGGTGCTCCGCGACGCCCTCGACCGGGGCCCCGTCCACTCATTCGGGCCCGTCGTCCGGCCGCTCAGCGACTACTACCGGGAGGTCACCCGATGA